A window of Candidatus Poribacteria bacterium genomic DNA:
GTGTCCTTTCGGACGTGCTGCCTCAATCAATAATCGGACTGCTGCGGAAGCCGCTGAGCACTCCACGCCTTTGTCGATGCCTCTACCATCAGTCAAATCCTGAATCTGATCGATGACATCCTCGTCTTGTGGGTTGACGACTTCCGCTGCACCAAGTTTTTTCGCGAGGGCTGCGCGATACGGGTGGCTTTCAACAGCGATAACGTGCGCACCTCTATACACAGCATTAATCACACCGCCAAGCCCAATAGGTCCCATTCCCGTGATTAGGACGGTATCAAACGCGTTGACGTTCATCAACCGCATAGCATTAGATGTCGATCCCAGCCCACAACATGCCATTGCAGCATGATGATAGGACACTTCCTCCGGAATTGGCACGAGCAGCCAGTCCTGTTTGAGGATGTACTGCGCAAAAGTCGCCGTCACACCCGTCTGTTCGGTAATTTGTAGAATCTTATTGTCGTCTGGACAGTGGGCATATTCGCCTGCTAAGCAGATGTAACACTTTCCACAGGGGAAGTGTGGCATCACGACAACGCGGTCGCCTACCTTAACAGTGCCCGCTTGTGCGATTTCTACTACTTCGCCCGCGGCTTCATGGCCGAAACTGTCATTCTCACCTTCATTTTTGAAGCCTTTATATTCCGTACACATAGGTGCTGAATGAATTTTGACGACGACGAACTCACCCTTGGCAACTGGGTCTGGTTTGTCAATTAAGCCCGCGCTTTCGGGTCCGAATTTTGCAACGACTTTCATAAGGAGCTCCGCTTTTTGAATGATATATGGTAAAATCTAAAATATGTGGACAGTTGTAAAAGGTTTATGGTGTTCCGTGTTTATGGAAACCGTTAGCGACAGCTAACACCACCAAGGCAATCATCGCCAGTCCGAAAAGCC
This region includes:
- a CDS encoding zinc-binding dehydrogenase encodes the protein MKVVAKFGPESAGLIDKPDPVAKGEFVVVKIHSAPMCTEYKGFKNEGENDSFGHEAAGEVVEIAQAGTVKVGDRVVVMPHFPCGKCYICLAGEYAHCPDDNKILQITEQTGVTATFAQYILKQDWLLVPIPEEVSYHHAAMACCGLGSTSNAMRLMNVNAFDTVLITGMGPIGLGGVINAVYRGAHVIAVESHPYRAALAKKLGAAEVVNPQDEDVIDQIQDLTDGRGIDKGVECSAASAAVRLLIEAARPKGHIALIGGIGEVEIQGSNIINKGLTLHGTRHYNLIETPAMMQMITQVKEQLDTFITHTFPMRQIQEAWALQCTHNCGKVVLNAWS